In a genomic window of Actinomycetota bacterium:
- a CDS encoding SDR family NAD(P)-dependent oxidoreductase: MFDLTGRTAFITGAGQGLGAEIARVLSSQGAAVILNDLFAERADSIAAELTSAGGKAVAAIADISDLEALRAAKEDAESAIGSGVDILVNNAGIPASGMALEKFLDTDPAQWHRQVDLNGYGTFNTCYVMLPGMIERGWGRVVTIVSDAGRIGDPGVAVYGAAKAMGMTFMKSLANEYSRFGVNFNSISLGTFGAPGAFSEEAQAKMARNYATKRLGTWTDIAPAVLWLASEEAGWVTGQTIPVNGGYATS, translated from the coding sequence ATGTTTGATCTGACTGGGCGCACCGCTTTCATTACAGGCGCTGGACAAGGTCTGGGTGCGGAGATCGCCCGGGTGCTCTCAAGTCAGGGCGCTGCGGTCATTCTCAATGACCTGTTCGCCGAACGCGCGGACAGCATCGCGGCGGAACTGACCTCTGCTGGGGGCAAAGCGGTAGCGGCCATCGCTGATATCTCTGACTTGGAAGCTCTGCGCGCTGCCAAGGAAGATGCTGAGTCTGCGATCGGCAGCGGCGTCGACATCCTCGTGAACAATGCAGGCATTCCTGCAAGTGGAATGGCCTTGGAGAAGTTTCTAGACACCGATCCGGCGCAATGGCACCGCCAAGTGGATCTCAACGGCTACGGCACCTTCAACACTTGCTACGTGATGCTCCCGGGCATGATCGAACGAGGCTGGGGACGCGTGGTGACCATCGTGTCCGATGCTGGCCGCATCGGCGACCCAGGCGTCGCGGTCTACGGCGCAGCGAAGGCGATGGGGATGACCTTCATGAAGTCCTTGGCAAATGAGTACAGCCGTTTTGGTGTCAACTTCAATTCGATTTCCCTGGGCACCTTCGGTGCTCCCGGCGCATTCAGTGAAGAAGCGCAGGCCAAGATGGCTCGCAATTACGCGACCAAGCGGCTGGGTACGTGGACAGACATTGCTCCAGCGGTGCTATGGCTGGCGTCCGAAGAAGCCGGCTGGGTCACTGGTCAGACCATTCCCGTCAACGGCGGCTACGCAACGAGTTAG